A single genomic interval of Mycolicibacterium sp. MU0053 harbors:
- a CDS encoding acetolactate synthase, protein MSSDAPESSVHAGQLIARRLRANGIDTMFTLSGGHLFSIYDGCRSEGVRLIDTRHEQTAAFAAEGWAKVTRVPGVAALTAGPGITNGMSALGAAQQNQSPMLVLGGRAPAMRWGMGSLQEIDHIPFVAPLTRYAKTAPAPDAVAPMIDEALLATVAAPSGVAFIDFPMDVVFGAAADAGGPGALTVPRTPVVAAADQLQRAVDRLAAAHRPVIMAGTNVWWGHAEQQLLALAQSLRIPVLMNGMARGLVPADHELAFSRARSEALRNADVALVVGVPMDFRLGFGAVFGADTALIVADRVRPERDHPRAVAAELYGDLPATLAALGTAAIGDHEDWIAALRDTETTARAGETGELADDRAPLHPMRVYAELRPLLDRDAIVVIDAGDFGSYAGRVIDSYAPGSWLDSGPFGCLGSGPGYALAAKLAHPQRQVVLLQGDGAFGFSGMEWDTLVRHGVQVVSVVGNNGIWALEKHPMELLYGYSVVADLRPETRYDQVVAALGGHGELVRTPDELRPALRRAFDSGLPAVVNTLTDPAVAYPRRSNLA, encoded by the coding sequence ATGAGCAGCGACGCTCCCGAGAGTTCCGTGCACGCCGGTCAGCTCATCGCGAGGCGGCTGCGGGCCAACGGCATCGACACCATGTTCACGCTGTCCGGCGGTCACCTGTTCTCGATCTACGACGGCTGCCGCAGCGAGGGCGTGCGCCTGATCGACACCCGCCACGAGCAGACCGCGGCGTTCGCGGCCGAGGGCTGGGCCAAGGTGACCCGGGTGCCCGGGGTGGCGGCCCTGACCGCCGGGCCCGGCATCACCAACGGCATGAGCGCGCTGGGGGCGGCCCAGCAGAACCAGTCACCGATGCTGGTGCTGGGCGGTCGGGCGCCCGCGATGCGCTGGGGCATGGGTTCGTTGCAGGAGATCGACCACATTCCGTTCGTCGCCCCGCTGACCCGCTACGCCAAGACCGCGCCGGCCCCCGACGCGGTGGCGCCGATGATCGACGAAGCGTTGTTGGCGACGGTGGCGGCACCCTCGGGCGTGGCGTTCATCGACTTCCCGATGGACGTGGTGTTCGGCGCGGCCGCCGACGCCGGCGGACCGGGCGCCCTGACCGTGCCGCGCACCCCCGTCGTCGCCGCTGCCGACCAGCTCCAACGCGCGGTCGATCGGCTGGCCGCGGCGCACCGCCCGGTGATCATGGCCGGCACCAACGTCTGGTGGGGGCACGCCGAACAACAGCTGTTGGCGCTGGCGCAGTCGTTGCGGATTCCGGTGCTGATGAACGGCATGGCGCGCGGGCTGGTGCCCGCCGACCACGAACTGGCCTTCTCCCGAGCCCGCAGCGAGGCGCTGCGCAACGCCGACGTCGCGTTGGTGGTCGGGGTCCCGATGGACTTCCGGCTCGGATTCGGCGCGGTCTTCGGTGCCGACACGGCACTGATCGTGGCCGACCGCGTCCGGCCCGAGCGCGACCATCCGCGCGCGGTCGCCGCCGAACTCTACGGCGATCTGCCCGCCACGCTGGCGGCGCTGGGCACGGCGGCCATCGGCGACCACGAGGACTGGATCGCCGCGCTGCGCGACACCGAGACCACCGCGCGGGCCGGTGAAACCGGCGAGCTCGCCGACGACCGGGCCCCGCTGCACCCCATGCGGGTCTACGCCGAGCTGCGCCCCCTGCTGGATCGGGACGCGATCGTGGTCATCGACGCCGGCGACTTCGGTTCCTACGCCGGCCGGGTGATCGACAGCTACGCGCCGGGGTCCTGGTTGGACAGCGGCCCGTTCGGCTGCCTGGGTTCGGGACCGGGCTATGCCCTGGCCGCCAAGCTGGCCCACCCGCAGCGCCAGGTGGTGCTGCTGCAGGGTGACGGCGCCTTCGGCTTTTCCGGGATGGAGTGGGACACCCTGGTGCGGCACGGTGTTCAGGTGGTCTCGGTCGTCGGCAACAACGGCATCTGGGCGCTGGAGAAGCATCCGATGGAGCTGTTGTACGGCTATTCGGTGGTGGCCGACCTGCGTCCCGAGACCCGCTACGACCAGGTGGTGGCGGCCCTCGGCGGACACGGCGAGCTGGTCCGGACGCCCGACGAACTGCGACCCGCGCTGCGGCGCGCCTTCGACAGCGGGTTGCCCGCGGTGGTCAACACGCTGACCGATCCCGCGGTGGCCTATCCGCGGCGCTCCAACCTGGCCTGA
- the secA2 gene encoding accessory Sec system translocase SecA2 — protein sequence MARTSKTESKASKTAGGKPGRISERFWKLLGASSEKNQARSMDEVNASAEFDAKAADLDDERLRKAAQLLNLDDLADSADIPQFLAIAREAADRATGLRPFDVQLQGALRMLAGDVVEMATGEGKTLAGAIAAAGYALGGRQVHVISVNDYLARRDAEWMGPLLEAMGLTVGWITENSTAAERRAAYGCDVTYASVNEIGFDVLRDQLVTDVADLVSPKPDVALIDEADSVLVDEALVPLVLAGTTHRETPRLEIVELVGSLTPGVHYDSDSDRRNIHLTEAGAQLVEKTLGGIDLYSEEHVGTTLTEVNVALHAHVLLQRDVHYIIRDGAVRLINASRGRVAQLQRWPDGLQAAVEAKEGIEATETGEVLDTITVQALINRYPTVCGMTGTALAAGEQLRQFYKLGVSPIAPNTPNIREDEVDRVYITAAAKMDAIIDHITEVHATGRPVLVGTHDVAESEELHERLVKRGVPAVVLNAKNDAEEAAVIAEAGKLGAVTVSTQMAGRGTDIRLGGSDDTGTAEQTVAELGGLHVVGTGRHNTQRLDNQLRGRAGRQGDPGSSVFFASWEDEVVASHLEPGKLPTETDDEGRITNPKAAALIDHAQRVAEGRLLDVHANTWRYNQLIAQQRAIIVDRRNTLLSTPTALEELKERAPQRYEELSEQVSEAELERICRLIMLYHLDRGWADHQAFLSDIRESIHLRALGRQSPLDEFHRMAVDAFGSLAADAIEAAQQTFETANVLEDEPGLDLSKLARPTSTWTYMVHDNPLQDDTMSGLSLPGVFR from the coding sequence GTGGCACGCACCTCGAAGACTGAATCAAAAGCCAGCAAAACCGCCGGTGGCAAGCCGGGTCGAATCAGCGAGCGGTTCTGGAAGCTGCTCGGCGCCAGCTCCGAGAAGAACCAGGCCCGCTCGATGGACGAGGTCAACGCCTCGGCCGAATTCGACGCCAAGGCCGCCGATCTCGACGACGAGCGGCTGCGCAAGGCCGCCCAGCTGCTGAATCTCGATGATCTCGCGGACTCCGCCGACATCCCGCAGTTCCTTGCGATCGCCCGTGAGGCCGCCGACCGGGCGACCGGGCTGCGCCCGTTCGACGTTCAGTTGCAGGGCGCGTTGCGGATGCTGGCCGGCGACGTCGTCGAGATGGCCACCGGCGAGGGTAAGACGCTGGCCGGCGCGATCGCCGCGGCCGGGTACGCCCTCGGGGGTCGGCAGGTGCACGTCATCTCCGTCAACGACTATCTGGCGCGCCGCGACGCCGAATGGATGGGGCCGCTGCTGGAGGCGATGGGGCTCACGGTGGGCTGGATCACGGAGAACTCGACCGCCGCTGAGCGCCGCGCCGCCTACGGCTGCGACGTCACCTACGCCTCGGTCAACGAGATCGGCTTCGACGTGCTGCGCGATCAGCTGGTCACCGACGTGGCGGATCTGGTCTCACCGAAACCCGACGTCGCCCTGATCGACGAGGCCGACTCGGTGCTGGTCGACGAGGCGCTGGTGCCGCTGGTGCTGGCCGGGACCACGCACCGGGAGACCCCGCGCCTCGAGATCGTCGAACTGGTCGGGTCGCTGACCCCCGGGGTGCATTACGACTCCGACAGCGACCGCCGCAACATCCACCTGACCGAGGCCGGCGCGCAGCTGGTCGAGAAGACCCTCGGCGGCATCGATCTGTACTCCGAGGAACATGTCGGGACCACGCTCACCGAGGTCAACGTCGCGCTGCACGCGCATGTGCTGCTCCAGCGCGACGTGCACTACATCATCCGCGACGGTGCCGTGCGGCTGATCAACGCCTCGCGCGGGCGGGTCGCCCAGCTGCAGCGCTGGCCCGACGGGCTGCAGGCCGCGGTGGAGGCCAAGGAGGGCATCGAGGCCACCGAGACCGGCGAGGTGCTCGACACCATCACGGTGCAGGCGCTGATCAACCGGTACCCGACGGTGTGCGGGATGACCGGCACCGCGCTGGCCGCCGGCGAGCAGCTGCGCCAGTTCTACAAGCTGGGCGTTTCGCCGATCGCCCCGAACACGCCCAACATCCGCGAGGACGAGGTCGACCGGGTCTACATCACCGCCGCGGCCAAGATGGACGCGATCATCGACCACATCACCGAGGTCCACGCCACCGGCCGACCGGTGCTCGTCGGCACCCACGACGTCGCCGAATCCGAGGAACTGCACGAACGGCTGGTCAAGCGCGGCGTGCCGGCCGTGGTGCTCAACGCCAAGAACGACGCCGAGGAGGCCGCGGTGATCGCCGAGGCCGGCAAGCTCGGTGCCGTCACGGTGTCCACTCAGATGGCCGGCCGCGGCACCGACATCCGCCTCGGCGGCAGCGACGACACCGGCACCGCGGAGCAGACCGTCGCCGAACTCGGCGGCTTGCACGTGGTCGGCACCGGCCGGCACAACACCCAGCGGCTCGACAACCAGCTGCGCGGCCGCGCCGGGCGCCAGGGCGACCCGGGCTCCTCGGTGTTCTTCGCCAGCTGGGAGGACGAGGTGGTGGCCAGCCACCTCGAACCCGGGAAGCTGCCCACCGAGACCGACGACGAGGGTCGCATCACCAACCCCAAGGCCGCCGCCCTGATCGACCACGCCCAGCGGGTGGCCGAGGGCCGGCTGCTCGACGTGCACGCCAACACCTGGCGCTACAACCAGTTGATCGCCCAGCAGCGCGCGATCATCGTCGACCGGCGCAACACGCTGCTGTCGACGCCGACCGCACTCGAGGAACTCAAGGAGCGCGCACCGCAGCGCTACGAGGAGCTGTCCGAGCAGGTCTCCGAGGCGGAACTGGAACGGATCTGCCGGCTCATCATGCTGTATCACCTGGACCGCGGCTGGGCCGATCACCAGGCGTTTCTCTCCGACATCCGGGAGAGCATCCACCTGCGCGCCCTGGGGCGGCAGAGCCCGCTCGACGAGTTCCACCGGATGGCCGTCGACGCGTTCGGGTCGTTGGCCGCCGACGCCATCGAAGCCGCGCAGCAGACCTTCGAGACCGCCAACGTGCTCGAGGACGAACCCGGCCTGGATCTGTCCAAGCTGGCCCGTCCCACCTCGACGTGGACCTACATGGTGCACGACAACCCGCTGCAGGACGACACGATGTCGGGCTTGAGCCTGCCGGGGGTGTTCCGCTGA
- a CDS encoding CDP-alcohol phosphatidyltransferase family protein, protein MNAGDARDRVLTVPNVLSAARLVLIGVFGYLLLVSHSYGWAVAVLMLSGASDWADGKIARVLNQSSRLGELLDPAVDRLYMIVIPITFALAGIVPWWIIVVLLARDGILATTLPMLRSRGLSALPVTYIGKAATFALMSAFPLILLGQWDALWSTVIGALGWGFLVWGLGMYLWSFVLYLIQVGMVVRQLPKVHR, encoded by the coding sequence ATGAACGCGGGGGATGCGCGCGATCGGGTGCTGACCGTGCCCAACGTGCTCAGCGCCGCGCGGCTGGTGCTGATCGGCGTCTTCGGCTATCTGCTGCTGGTGAGCCACTCCTACGGCTGGGCGGTGGCGGTGCTGATGCTCAGCGGCGCCTCGGACTGGGCCGACGGCAAGATCGCGCGCGTGCTGAACCAGTCCTCGCGGCTGGGTGAACTGCTCGATCCCGCGGTCGACCGGCTCTACATGATCGTCATCCCGATCACCTTCGCGCTGGCCGGGATCGTGCCGTGGTGGATCATCGTGGTGCTGCTGGCGCGCGACGGGATACTGGCCACGACGTTGCCGATGCTGCGCAGCCGCGGACTGTCGGCGCTGCCGGTCACCTACATCGGCAAGGCGGCCACCTTCGCGTTGATGTCGGCGTTCCCGCTGATTCTGCTGGGGCAGTGGGATGCGTTGTGGAGCACCGTGATCGGGGCTCTCGGCTGGGGTTTCCTGGTCTGGGGGCTCGGGATGTACCTGTGGTCGTTCGTGCTCTATCTGATCCAGGTCGGCATGGTGGTGCGGCAGCTGCCCAAGGTGCATCGGTGA
- a CDS encoding DUF881 domain-containing protein, protein MSEPDRPLGGYALGGYEPQAGLSARQTRGVQKLPVPSLLRSLLSEHLDPGYAAAAAARPHPGHRRRGDWAWQAVAALLIAAVFAAAMAQARSTAPGVSATQRALAASVKATSATTDDLTERRNGLAAQVDDVARRQLTDDAEGKQLLDRLDTLGLAAASSAVIGPGLTITVTDPGAGRDLTDVSKERLPGSQQVILDRDLQLSVNSLWASGAEAISVGGVRIGPNVTIRQAGGAILVDNRPIASPYQILAIGPPNTMRDNFERSTGLRRLRLLETSYGVGVTVSAGDGLMVPAGTIREVIFARQGTP, encoded by the coding sequence GTGAGCGAGCCGGACCGCCCCCTCGGGGGCTATGCGCTCGGCGGGTACGAGCCGCAGGCGGGGTTGTCGGCCCGGCAGACGCGCGGGGTGCAGAAGCTGCCGGTGCCCTCGCTGCTGCGCTCGCTGCTGTCCGAGCATCTGGATCCCGGGTACGCGGCCGCCGCGGCGGCCCGCCCGCACCCCGGGCATCGCCGCCGCGGCGACTGGGCCTGGCAGGCGGTCGCGGCGCTGCTGATCGCCGCGGTGTTCGCCGCGGCGATGGCGCAGGCCCGCTCGACCGCGCCGGGGGTGTCGGCGACCCAGCGGGCGCTGGCCGCCTCGGTCAAGGCGACCTCGGCCACCACCGACGATCTCACCGAGCGGCGCAACGGCCTGGCGGCGCAGGTCGACGACGTGGCGCGCCGGCAACTCACCGACGACGCCGAGGGCAAGCAACTGCTCGACCGACTCGACACGTTGGGGCTGGCCGCGGCCAGTTCGGCGGTGATCGGGCCGGGCCTGACGATCACGGTGACCGATCCCGGCGCCGGTCGCGACCTCACCGACGTGTCGAAGGAACGGCTGCCCGGCAGCCAACAGGTCATCCTGGATCGCGACCTGCAGCTGAGCGTCAACTCGCTGTGGGCCAGTGGCGCCGAGGCGATTTCGGTGGGCGGGGTCCGGATCGGACCCAATGTCACCATCCGGCAGGCCGGCGGCGCGATCCTGGTCGACAACCGTCCGATCGCCAGCCCGTACCAGATTCTGGCGATCGGCCCGCCGAACACCATGCGGGACAACTTCGAGCGCAGCACCGGCTTGCGGCGGCTGCGGCTGCTGGAGACCTCCTATGGTGTCGGGGTGACCGTCAGCGCGGGGGACGGGCTGATGGTCCCGGCCGGAACCATCCGGGAAGTGATCTTCGCCAGACAGGGGACGCCATGA